The following nucleotide sequence is from Rhodothermales bacterium.
CGATTCCAGCGAAGATCCAGGCGCGTTCGGAGGACATCGAGGATGCGGTGACGAAGATGGTGCTTTCGTTTGTCGAGAACCTGGACGTGTACAGCATTGTCGCGACGAACATGCAGGCGTACGACGAACGCCGGCTGGAGGAGCTGATGATCCGGGCCACGAACGAGCAGCTGAACTACATCAAGTACCTTGGCGGCGTGCTCGGGAGCATCGGCGGGCTGGTCATCTGGGAGCCGCTGGCGGCGATGACCGTACTGGGGGCGCTCGGGGTATTGATTGTCGGGCTGGATCGCCTCCTCATGGGGCGGCCGCAGGCCGGGTAGCGAGCGACACCGGCAGGCGGGCCGGCCGGACGGCGATGGGCGCTGGGCGGGACGCCGCGGCTTCCTCAGGCCCGAAATTCAGCAACAGGTTGATGACCCCGTCCTGCGTGGACTCCTCCATGATGAGCGTGCGGAGCCGGCTGGCGCCCTCGAAGCCCTTGAAGTAACCGCCGTACATCCGGCGCATCTCCATCACCCCCTTTCGTTCGCCCAGCCATTCGCATTTGAGCGTCAGGTGCTCCACCACCACCTGAATGCGTTCCTCCCAGGAGGGCGGGGGAGGCGTCTCGCCGGTCTCCCGGTAGATACGCGCGTCGCGGAAGATCCACGGGTTGCCGATGGCCCCCCGGCCGATCATTACGGCATCGACGCCCGTCTCCGCGAACATCAGCTCGATCTTTTCCGGGGTCGTCGCGTCGCCGTTTCCGATCAGCGGGATCTGGATGCCACTTTCCTCCTTGATGCGCTTCAGCCAATCCCACCGCGCCTCGCCCTTGTACATCTGCGAGCGGGTGCGGGCGTGGACGGCGAGGGCCTGGACGCCGGTCTGCTCCAGCATCCGGGCGACGTCCAGGATCTGGATGGTTTCGTCGCTCCAGCCGAGGCGTGTTTTTACCGTGACGGGGCGTGTGGAAGCCGCGATGACCGCCTCCGTGATGGCCTGCATCTTGGGGAGATTGCGGAGGATGCCGGCGCCGCCGTCTTTACACACCACCTTCTTGACCGGGCATCCGAAATT
It contains:
- the dusB gene encoding tRNA dihydrouridine synthase DusB, with amino-acid sequence MRIGTIEFRDRPLFLAPMEDVSDPPFRILCKRYGADMLYTEFISTGGLIYDAEDSRQKLDIYDEERPVGIQIFGGEIDQVREATRIVDDVGPDLIDINFGCPVKKVVCKDGGAGILRNLPKMQAITEAVIAASTRPVTVKTRLGWSDETIQILDVARMLEQTGVQALAVHARTRSQMYKGEARWDWLKRIKEESGIQIPLIGNGDATTPEKIELMFAETGVDAVMIGRGAIGNPWIFRDARIYRETGETPPPPSWEERIQVVVEHLTLKCEWLGERKGVMEMRRMYGGYFKGFEGASRLRTLIMEESTQDGVINLLLNFGPEEAAASRPAPIAVRPARLPVSLATRPAAAP